A region from the Vicia villosa cultivar HV-30 ecotype Madison, WI linkage group LG3, Vvil1.0, whole genome shotgun sequence genome encodes:
- the LOC131661578 gene encoding probable aspartyl aminopeptidase, which yields MSKEEGTPAVVSDLINFLNASPTAFHAVDEAKKQLQAAGYEQISEKEVWELKAGHKYFFTRNHSTIVAFAVGKRYVAGNGFHIVGAHTDSPCLKLKPVSKVVKAGILEVGVQTYGGGLWHTWFDRDLTVAGRVILKKGNADSVSYLHRLVRIEEPIMRVPTLAIHLDRGVNDGFKVNTQTHLLPILATSLKAEVNKVSSENGSVESGKQNDGKNEKDKTGSSNAKHHPILLQLLASKLECEPDDICDFELQACDTQPSIIAGAAKEFVFSGRLDNLCMSFCSLKALIDATSSDSSLEEEPGVRMVALFDHEECGSNSAQGAGSPVVLDALSRITHSFSPNSKLLEKAVQKSFLVSADMAHALHPNYMDRHEENHQPKLHGGLVIKQNANQRYATNAVTSFIFREIASKHNLPVQDFVVRNDMACGSTIGPILASGIGIRTVDVGAPQLSMHSIREMCAVDDVKYSYEHFKAFFQEFSLLDANIVVDI from the exons atgtcgaaggaAGAAGGAACTCCCGCCGTCGTTTCCGATCTGATCAACTTCCTGAACGCATCTCCAACCGCTTTCCACGCCGTCG ACGAAGCCAAAAAGCAGTTGCAAGCCGCCGGATACGAACAAATCTCCGAGAAGGAAGTTTGGGAACTGAAAGCCGGTCACAAATATTTCTTCACCAGAAACCATTCCACCATCGTCGCTTTCGCCGTTGGCAAAAG ATATGTTGCTGGAAATGGATTCCATATAGTTGGTGCTCACACTGATAGTCCTTGTCTGAAACTCAAACCGGTGTCAAAG GTGGTTAAGGCTGGAATATTGGAGGTTGGAGTTCAAACTTATGGAGGAGGTTTATGGCACACGTGGTTTGATCGGGATTTGACTGTGGCTGGGAGGGTTATTTTGAAAAAAGGAAATGCAGATTCTGTTTCGTATTTGCATCGCCTTGTTAGAATTGAGGAACCTATAATGCGTGTCCCCACTTTGGCAATTCACTTAGACAG AGGAGTTAATGATGGATTCAAAGTTAACACGCAGACCCATCTTCTTCCCATCCTTGCAACATCGCTAAAG GCAGAGGTTAATAAAGTGTCCTCTGAAAATGGTTCAGTTGAAAGTGGAAAGCAGAATGATGGAAAGAACGAGAAAGATAAAACAGGGTCTAGCAATGCAAAGCACCACCCTATACTTTTACAG TTGCTTGCAAGTAAACTTGAGTGTGAACCAGATGACATTTGTGATTTTGAATTGCAAGCATGTGATACACAACCAAGCATAATTGCTGGAGCCGCCAAGGAGTTCGTATTTTCAGGACGGCTTGATAACCTCTGCATGTCATTTTGCTCGTTGAAG GCACTAATAGATGCTACATCCTCTGACAGCAGTCTTGAGGAAGAGCCAGGTGTTAGAATGGTTGCTTTGTTTGACCACGAGGAATGTGGATCTAACTCTGCTCAAGGAGCTGGCTCTCCTGTAGTGCTAGATGCTTTGTCTAGGATTACACATTCCTTCAGCCCAAATTCCAAG CTTCTTGAGAAAGCAGTACAAAAAAGCTTCCTTGTATCTGCTGATATGGCACATGCACTACACCCGAACTACATG GACAGGCATGAAGAAAACCATCAGCCTAAATTACATGGAGGACTTGTTATTAAGCAAAACGCAAACCAACGTTATGCAACCAATGCTGTCACATCCTTCATTTTTAGGGAGATAGCATCAAAACATAATCTTCCTGTTCAG GACTTTGTGGTGCGCAATGACATGGCTTGTGGTTCAACAATTGGTCCTATTCTTGCAAGTGGCATAGGTATTCGAACTGTTGATGTAGGTGCGCCACAGTTGTCAATGCATAGCATCCGAGAAATGTGCGCTGTTGATGATGTGAAATACTCATACGAACATTTCAAGGCCTTTTTCCAGGAATTCTCTCTTCTTGATGCTAATATTGTTGTGGACATATAA
- the LOC131658149 gene encoding uncharacterized protein LOC131658149, producing the protein MTTESSSLSSPSSHRNTASSTLNKSYQNEILNPYFMHPNENPALVLVSPILNTDNYHFWSRSLTMALQSKNKLHFINGALPQPPDEDRDSIAWDRCNTIKMSWLNNSVESEISLSVLWMKHLLAYGRNSKVKNRFYHRNIFRISEIQEEICTIRQGGSFISSHYTKLKMLCLKAEETIIFEVEAQEVVDSLLIVEEHQGQINNVSTEHEQEDEAHHESSDEQLNDTASGIIGFTPAQHKALLALL; encoded by the exons ATGACCACTGAAAGCTCCTCCCTTTCTTCTCCTTCCAGCCATAGAAACACTGCTTCATCAACTCTCAACAAAAGTTACCAAAACGAAATTCTTAACCCTTATTTCATGCATCCTAATGAGAATCCCGCTCTTGTTCTCGTTTCCCCTATCTTGAACACTGATAATTACCATTTTTGGTCAAGGTCTTTGACGATGGCACTACAATCCAAGAACAAGCTACACTTCATCAATGGTGCACTACCTCAACCACCCGATGAAGATCGTGATTCAATCGCTTGGGATCGATGTAACACGATAAAAATGTCATGGTTGAATAATTCTGTTGAATCTGAAATTTCACTGAGTGTTTTGTGGATGAAACATCTGCTAGCATATGGAAGGAACTCAAAAGTCAAAAATCGTTTTTATCATAGAAATATCTTTAGAATCTCAGAAATTCAAGAAGAGATTTGCACTATTAGACAAGGTGGCTCTTTTATTTCTTCTCACTACACCAAACTGAAAATGCTATG TCTCAAGGCAGAGGAAACAATTATTTTCGAGGTTGAGGCACAAGAGGTGGTTGATTCACTTCTGATCGTGGAAGAG CACCAAGGCCAAATCAACAATGTTTCCACAGAACATGAGCAAGAAGATGAAGCTCATCATGAATCTTCTGATGAACAGCTTAATGATACTGCATCTGGAATCATTGGATTCACTCCTGCTCAACACAAGGCCCTTCTTGCCTTACTTTAG
- the LOC131655848 gene encoding chaperone protein dnaJ 20, chloroplastic-like, which yields MYCCYRITIQPNVTPISVTYSGIRSNSGKFQIRNYGSNSLLKIKASIKNNNNCASFKSELTLYEVLGISKSVSIAELKRAYKQKARKCHPDLSPPGQDKEYTKMFIIVREAYEILSDPVTKAIYDRDLAKGIPFEFSTSRHYCHRSHYDQVSEEKKKWKNGWESQLAELEKKSDGKEDKENMTWGARMRQRSTY from the exons ATGTATTGTTGTTACAGAATAACGATCCAACCAAATGTAACACCAATTTCCGTCACATATTCTGGAATTAGATCCAACTCCGGAAAATTTCAAATCCGAAACTATGGTTCTAATTCATTACTCAAAATAAAAGCTTCAATTAAAAACAACAATAATTGTGCTTCGTTCAAATCTGAATTAACCTTGTATGAGGTTTTAGGTATATCCAAATCCGTGTCTATAGCGGAATTGAAGCGCGCTTATAAGCAAAAGGCCCGAAAATGTCACCCAGATTTGTCACCACCGGGTCAGGACAAAGAGTACACAAAGATGTTTATTATCGTGCGTGAGGCTTATGAGATTTTGTCCGATCCAGTAACAAAAGCTATTTATGATAGAGATTTGGCTAAAGGGATTCCGTTTGAATTTTCTACTAGTAGACACTACTGTCATCGCTCTCATTATGATCAG GTgagtgaagaaaagaaaaaatggaaaaatgGGTGGGAATCTCAACTGGCGGAGCTGGAAAAGAAGAGTGATGGCAAGGAAGATAAAGAAAATATGACTTGGGGTGCTCGAATGCGTCAACGTAGTACTTATTAG